The Nevskiales bacterium genome includes a region encoding these proteins:
- the clpS gene encoding ATP-dependent Clp protease adapter ClpS has translation VDKPKTAQPPLYKVVMLNDDYTPMEFVVQVLQTYFRMDRDKAVQIMLQVHTQGRAVAGIFTRDIAETKVAQVISYARKHQHPLLCELEEA, from the coding sequence GTCGACAAGCCCAAGACCGCACAACCGCCTTTGTATAAAGTGGTCATGTTGAACGACGACTACACGCCGATGGAGTTCGTGGTGCAGGTGCTGCAGACCTATTTCCGCATGGACCGCGACAAGGCGGTGCAGATCATGCTGCAGGTGCACACGCAGGGCCGCGCGGTGGCGGGGATCTTCACGCGTGACATCGCCGAGACCAAGGTGGCCCAGGTCATCAGCTACGCACGCAAGCACCAGCACCCCCTGCTGTGCGAGCTGGAGGAGGCCTGA